One genomic window of Punica granatum isolate Tunisia-2019 chromosome 1, ASM765513v2, whole genome shotgun sequence includes the following:
- the LOC116206389 gene encoding EPIDERMAL PATTERNING FACTOR-like protein 1: MVLLLLIAMSSPMYGAVAARTDLVKEVFPGMEEKVRLGSTPPSCYNKCNGCLPCLAVQVPTPPISLRAKRPGSLRHPSSVAPTEFLDPYPESGQEPRYKLLGWKCRCHDQLFDP, from the exons ATGGTCCTCCTGCTGCTCATCGCAATGTCCTCGCCGATGTACGGGGCTGTCGCTGCTCGAACGGATCTCGTAAAGGAG GTTTTTCCGGGAATGGAGGAGAAGGTGAGGCTGGGGTCGACCCCTCCGAGCTGCTACAACAAGTGCAACGGCTGCCTCCCTTGCCTGGCTGTTCAGGTCCCTACTCCGCCCATCAGCCTCCGCGCCAAGAGGCCAGGCAGTCTCCGCCACCCTTCATCAGTTGCCCCAACTGAGTTCCTTGACCCTTACCCTGAAAGCGGCCAGGAACCCAGATACAAGCTGCTCGGGTGGAAATGCCGCTGTCACGACCAGTTGTTCGACCCGTAG